The genomic interval CGGTGATGTGGTTGCCGATTTTATCGGGTCTGCGGCAGGCGCCCTGTCGCTTAAACTGATCTTAAAGGGTTAACCCGCTTCTGCGTAATGATACTATTACTCGAAAATCCATAAAGTTTTCTTATAAGATAATCGTTACATTGACAAATGCTATTTATTATAGATAAAATCTCTTGTTTTTAATTCTCGCCTTAAGGAGGTTTTCATATGAAGCTGGCTGTATTTGTGAGTGATTACAGACTCACGGTTGATACCTTAGACAGGTTGACCGCAGACAAACTCGGCATCATTCTCGTCGGCAACGGCGTTTATCATGCCAGCATCAAGGAAAAAGGCAAGGCTTCTTCTTTGCTTGACAAGTCCGCTGAGTTTTATGCCCTTTCAGAGGATCTTGAGACAAGAGGCCTTGGCAGCAAGGATATCGCAGACAATGTAAAGGTCGTTAACTACGCCGGCGTGGTAGACCTTATCTTCAATGATTATGAAAAGTTAGCCTGGTTATAGGAGGATAATAGATATGGGAAAACTTACTATAGGATGTTTTTCATCACTGGTTGGTTCGATGAACCTTGATTTCACTGTCAAGCTTGCTGGCGCAGCGCTTGAAAAGGGGCATAAGGTCGATCTCTGGCTTTCAGGCAACGCCACAATGATGTCAATTGACAAGCAGCGCGCATTCAAGGACTACTCTTCTCTGGAAAAACCCCTTAAAGAACTTATGGCAAAGGGCCTTAAGGTCACTGCATGTGAAGCATGTGCCGAGGCAAGGGGTTATCATAAGGACAATACGCTTGAAGGCGTTGATAGAAAAAGTATGGACTGGTATCTTGCGAGCACATTTGATGCTGACAAGGTACTGCATATAGGAGGTGAGTAATTATGGCGACTACTAAACTTGGATTTGTTGTTCAGAGGCCTCCTTACAGGAGCGAGAATCCGAAGCTTGCGCTTACACATGCAATAGCAAGCCAGTCAGTTGAAGTATATCTTGAGGATGGCGACATCGTCACCTGCGACATCGCCTTTGTCGGCGACGGAGTTTTAAACTGCTTAAAAGACCAGAAGGCTGCTGACCATTACGGCCTGACCAGCACTGAGACTCAGGTGAAGATGGCGCTTTTACTTGATATCAATGTGCTTATCTGCAAGGAGGACCTTGACAGGTTCGGCCTTTCCGAGGATGATATAGTAATTGACGCAGAGGAGTTTGGGGCTGATATCGAGGCCAAGGTAGTTCCTTATGCAGAGATAGCAGCAATGATGGAAGAATCTAAACATCTGCTTTTCTTTTAAAGCTTAAAAATAGGAGGCAATAATGGCTGATTTAAAATCACAGACACCAACTCAGACACTCGATGTTCTTGGAAGAGTCTGTCCTTTTCCGCTTGTTCTGACCAAGAAGACAATCGAGAAGGCAGAAGCCGGCACGCTGCTCAAGGTTCTTTGCGATGCTCCGGCATCTGCTGAAGACACAATACCAAAGTATTGTGAGAAGAACAATTATCCTTATGAACTCATCAAGATCGAGGACAAAGGCTACTGGGAGATCTACATAAAGAAATCCTGACAACTGATTGCTTTAAATAAAAAAAGCGTCCCCCCGATGTATCGGGGGGACGCTTTTTTTATTGGTTGTAAAATGGGTTACATCTCTACTACTGTGATAGCTCCGTTGGGGCATCCCTCAACACATGTCAGACAGAATACGCACTCATCAACGTTAACCGGCTCAGACTTGCCGTTCTGCATCTCAAATACCTCTGAAGGACAGAGATTAGCACACTCTTCACAACCATCACATTTTTCTTTATCAACAGTTACTACATACATGAGATCCTCCTTAAGGAAATGATATTGAAATTGGGTTAAATTATAACCCATCACTCAGCGGAATTTCAATAAGCATAAATCAATGCCGGATTCTTACTTTCTTTTGTCTTTTATGTAAGTAACCTTATGGCCTTCTTTCCCGATGGTGCGGACATCTATATCAAACAGCTGTGTGGCGTCGATTAATTCGCCCAACTTGGCATAACCATAATTTCTTGAATCAAATTCAGGCGCCTGGTTTACGATCTTGTTCCCGACTGTTGCAAGGTTAGCCCATCCTGAATCATCGGCAGCTGATTCAACAGCTCCTCTAAAGAGGTTTGCAAGGCGTGTATCTCTCTTCAGCTCGGTTGTGTTTTTTGGCGTCATCTTTTTGCTCGGCTCGCTTGCAGTTGTTAATATTTCAGTGTAAATGAACTTGTCGCATGCCGAGACAAAGGCCTGGGGGGTCTTCTTCTCGCCGAACCCGTACACAAGCAAACCGGCTTCCCTGACCCTTGATGCAAGCCTGGTGAAATCACTGTCGCTTGATACGATACAGAATCCGTCAAACCTGTTTGAATAGAGCAGGTCCATCGCGTCTATGACCATCGCCATGTCGGTTGCGTTCTTGCCCTTTGTATAACTGAACTGCTGTATCGGCTGAATGGCGTGTGTAAGAAGCACCTCTTTCCAGTTCTTGAGAAGCGGCTTGGTCCAGTCGCCGTATATGCGTTTCACGCTCGCGACCCCGTGCTTTGATACCTCTGCGAGAAGCCCCTCGATAATGGACGCCTGAGCATTGTCTGCATCAATAAGGACTGTTAACCGTTTTTCAGTATTGTTTGATGATGACATAAATATCTCCTGTAAAAATGAGTTTAGTTATTTTTTATGAGTCTTAAATGAGCGCTCAAACAGCTCATCAATGGCCTGCATGCTTTCGTCAGTCAGATTCCGTGTGCCTGTGACTGATATCGTTTTGTGAGATATAACAGGTTCATCAGTGACCCACTCATTATGTACCCAGGAGACCCACTCTTTCCTCTCCTGCTCAAAAAGATGCACAGGCCTGTTGAACAACCTCCCCAGTTCAACACCCCATCCTGTCCCGCCCTTGACCGTTCCGTTGGACAAGAGCCAGCCGACAGCAAAGACCTGATAACCGCTGTTGATGATATGGAAGACCGTCTGGAATATCTTTTGCATATTTGGCGTCTGAGCAAATGAGCGCTCCATGCGTTTGTTAATGATATCCTGGCTAACACCGCCGCGCAGAAGTTCCTCGTCAGTTAATATCCTCAGCCCCTTTTCCCGGCTGATCTCATGCCCTTCAAAATTAAATGTGACTTCCTTTATGCCCCACTTTTCCGCAGCTATTCCGAAGTACTCCTCAGTTCCCTTATGGCCGCCTGAATACATGGTGATCTTTTTAGGTTCCAGCATGACTCCTCCTGTTGATCTGTTAATTATAAATTATAGAATACAGGAAAAAACTCTTTATGTGTAGGGGGATAACATCCGGCTGGCGGTGTATTGTGCAGGTCAGGAAGCGTGTGTGGCGAACCAGATCGTGTAATGCGCTCCACCTCGTGTGCCGCGCGCGCGTACGCTGACTTCTTCTACCTTGAATCCAGCCTGTTTAAGACGCCGGACAAAGGCGTTGTCAGAACTGGAAGACCATACAG from Thermodesulfovibrionia bacterium carries:
- a CDS encoding DsrE family protein — protein: MATTKLGFVVQRPPYRSENPKLALTHAIASQSVEVYLEDGDIVTCDIAFVGDGVLNCLKDQKAADHYGLTSTETQVKMALLLDINVLICKEDLDRFGLSEDDIVIDAEEFGADIEAKVVPYAEIAAMMEESKHLLFF
- a CDS encoding sulfurtransferase TusA family protein; amino-acid sequence: MADLKSQTPTQTLDVLGRVCPFPLVLTKKTIEKAEAGTLLKVLCDAPASAEDTIPKYCEKNNYPYELIKIEDKGYWEIYIKKS
- a CDS encoding 4Fe-4S binding protein, with translation MYVVTVDKEKCDGCEECANLCPSEVFEMQNGKSEPVNVDECVFCLTCVEGCPNGAITVVEM
- a CDS encoding NYN domain-containing protein gives rise to the protein MSSSNNTEKRLTVLIDADNAQASIIEGLLAEVSKHGVASVKRIYGDWTKPLLKNWKEVLLTHAIQPIQQFSYTKGKNATDMAMVIDAMDLLYSNRFDGFCIVSSDSDFTRLASRVREAGLLVYGFGEKKTPQAFVSACDKFIYTEILTTASEPSKKMTPKNTTELKRDTRLANLFRGAVESAADDSGWANLATVGNKIVNQAPEFDSRNYGYAKLGELIDATQLFDIDVRTIGKEGHKVTYIKDKRK
- a CDS encoding DsrE family protein — protein: MGKLTIGCFSSLVGSMNLDFTVKLAGAALEKGHKVDLWLSGNATMMSIDKQRAFKDYSSLEKPLKELMAKGLKVTACEACAEARGYHKDNTLEGVDRKSMDWYLASTFDADKVLHIGGE
- the tusB gene encoding sulfurtransferase complex subunit TusB, with translation MKLAVFVSDYRLTVDTLDRLTADKLGIILVGNGVYHASIKEKGKASSLLDKSAEFYALSEDLETRGLGSKDIADNVKVVNYAGVVDLIFNDYEKLAWL